The Xyrauchen texanus isolate HMW12.3.18 chromosome 28, RBS_HiC_50CHRs, whole genome shotgun sequence genome has a segment encoding these proteins:
- the LOC127622270 gene encoding kelch repeat and BTB domain-containing protein 11-like has protein sequence MSEQITMENCWEYLCTAKTQRLCELEAKVYTFLSDNFLRVLRESSVYGRLTRAERELILSLRMRGKESLIVAEINDVFERVGSRESSSIASLDERCGIYYYSSDYKDWKILTKIPEEVNTKGCGICTMYNYLFLAGGIKGHGDASRVSDQVFCYNPMTDTWSEIRPLHQPRAQLKLVSIDGYLYAIGGECLFTVERYDPRMDRWSPVAPLPKGAFAVAHEATTCNGDLYVSGGSLFYRLLKYDLKRDEWQECPYNNSRKKSADMLAYKNFIFRFDVNREQGVNVFKYNAVLKMWQQCASLQQENLGAFKCALMDSCIFCVTRSQLLQFSVEEGKEHFVNGSFKAPLEARGVLHPFTLHLPNDE, from the coding sequence ATGTCCGAACAGATAACCATGGAAAACTGTTGGGAATACCTTTGCACCGCCAAAACTCAAAGACTCTGTGAGCTGGAAGCCAAGGTGTACACATTTCTGAGTGATAATTTCTTGCGCGTATTGCGTGAGTCCAGTGTCTATGGGCGTTTGACAAGAGCGGAAAGGGAGCTGATTTTGTCCTTGCGGATGAGGGGGAAGGAGTCTTTGATAGTGGCCGAAATTAACGACGTGTTTGAACGTGTTGGAAGCCGAGAGAGCAGCTCCATTGCGTCCTTGGATGAGAGATGTGGCATATACTATTACAGCAGTGATTATAAAGACTGGAAAATCCTGACCAAGATCCCTGAGGAGGTTAACACAAAAGGTTGCGGAATATGCACCATGTACAACTACCTATTCTTGGCAGGAGGAATTAAAGGACATGGAGACGCAAGTAGGGTGTCGGACCAAGTGTTCTGCTACAATCCAATGACCGACACCTGGAGTGAAATCAGACCCCTCCATCAGCCTCGGGCACAACTGAAACTAGTCTCAATTGACGGCTACCTTTACGCCATTGGCGGCGAGTGTCTTTTCACAGTGGAGAGATACGACCCTCGGATGGATAGGTGGAGTCCTGTTGCTCCACTACCCAAAGGAGCGTTTGCCGTGGCGCACGAAGCGACAACCTGTAACGGAGATCTGTACGTGTCAGGCGGATCCTTGTTTTATCGCCTTCTCAAGTATGACCTCAAGCGGGACGAGTGGCAAGAATGTCCTTACAACAACAGCAGGAAAAAATCTGCGGACATGCTGGCGTACAAAAACTTTATCTTTAGGTTTGATGTTAACCGTGAGCAGGGTGTCAACGTGTTCAAGTACAACGCGGTGCTGAAAATGTGGCAACAGTGCGCGTCCCTGCAGCAAGAAAACCTCGGTGCTTTCAAATGCGCACTCATGGACAGCTGCATCTTTTGTGTAACCAGATCACAACTATTGCAGTTCAGTGTGGAGGAGGGAAAGGAGCACTTTGTAAATGGATCATTCAAAGCGCCTTTAGAGGCCAGAGGTGTCCTGCATCCATTTACTTTGCACCTGCCAAACGATGAATAA
- the ccr6a gene encoding C-C chemokine receptor type 6a: MSQFDYNVTEEELLAIYDDFVEPCTLKHRQKIDNFLQLFIHPIICIVGFIGNTLVILTYALYKRTKSMTDVYLLNVAIADILFVVALPLIIYSEQHDWAMGNWSCKLLRCVYSVNLYSGMLLLACISGDRYLAIVQARRSYRLRSSTLLYSRLICAAVWLLALVLSLPTFFFYERYQPDHVESSLFNSTQDSNTPYECFFLFHSNETARRMKTMVPSSQIAVGFCLPLLIMGFCYSSVIATLLRAKNFQRHKAVRVVLTVVFVFVACHMPYNIALLYYTINMFNEQECSHVEAVELTMIITKSLAYLHSCLNPLLYAFIGVNFRNHFQKILQDIWCLGKNYMSARRSLRVTTEMYISSRRSVDGLTNDNGTSFTM, translated from the coding sequence ATGAGTCAATTTGATTATAACGTTACTGAAGAAGAATTACTAGCCATTTATGATGATTTTGTGGAGCCGTGTACTCTGAAACACAGACAAAAGATTGACAACTTCCTCCAGTTATTCATTCACCCCATAATTTGCATTGTTGGTTTTATCGGCAACACCTTGGTGATTTTGACGTATGCCCTCTACAAGCGAACCAAGTCCATGACGGATGTGTACCTGTTGAACGTTGCAATAGCTGATATCCTGTTTGTGGTGGCTCTGCCTTTGATCATCTATAGTGAACAGCATGACTGGGCCATGGGTAACTGGTCCTGCAAGCTGTTGCGTTGTGTCTACAGCGTCAACTTGTATAGCGGCATGTTGCTCCTAGCTTGCATTAGTGGAGACCGCTACCTCGCAATCGTGCAGGCCCGCCGGTCGTACCGGCTGCGTTCTAGCACCCTGCTTTACAGCCGTCTCATCTGCGCAGCTGTCTGGTTACTGGCCTTGGTCCTGTCCCTTCCCACCTTCTTCTTTTATGAACGTTATCAGCCCGACCATGTTGAATCCAGCCTATTTAACAGCACACAGGACAGCAATACCCCATATGAGTGCTTTTTTCTATTTCATTCGAACGAAACGGCACGCAGGATGAAAACCATGGTGCCAAGCTCTCAGATAGCAGTGGGTTTCTGCTTACCATTGCTGATCATGGGTTTCTGCTACTCCAGTGTCATCGCCACCCTACTTCGAGCAAAGAACTTTCAAAGACACAAAGCAGTGCGTGTGGTCCTCACtgtggtgtttgtgtttgtggcctGCCACATGCCTTACAATATAGCACTGTTATATTACACCATCAACATGTTCAATGAGCAGGAATGCAGCCATGTGGAAGCTGTAGAGTTGACCATGATCATCACGAAAAGTCTGGCCTACCTGCACTCTTGTCTCAACCCCTTGCTGTATGCCTTCATTGGGGTGAACTTCAGAAACCATTTCCAAAAGATCTTACAGGACATCTGGTGCTTGGGGAAGAACTACATGTCAGCACGGCGGTCCTTACGTGTTACcactgaaatgtacatttcttcACGGCGGTCTGTAGATGGCTTAACAAATGACAATGGCACTTCATTTACAATGTAA